A genomic stretch from Enterobacter oligotrophicus includes:
- the zntB gene encoding zinc transporter ZntB → MESIKGSEINVPDAVFAWVFDGRGGARPLEDNDDIDREHPCWLHLNYTHPDSAQWLATTPLLPNNIRDALAGESLRPRVSRMGEGTLITLRCINGSTDERPDQLVAMRLYMDERMIVSTRQRKVLALDDVVNDLKEGTGPTDCGSWLVDVCDALTDHASEFIEELHDKIIDLEDNLLDQQIPPRGFLALLRKQLIVMRRYMTPQRDVYARLASERLSWMNDDQRRRMQDIADRLGRGLDEIDSCIARTAVMADEIAQVMQESLARRTYTMSLMAMVFLPSTFLTGLFGVNLGGIPGGEYHYGFTAFCVMLVVLIGGVAWWLHRSKWL, encoded by the coding sequence GTGGAAAGCATTAAAGGGTCTGAAATTAACGTTCCTGACGCGGTTTTTGCGTGGGTTTTTGACGGCCGGGGTGGCGCACGGCCGCTGGAAGATAATGATGACATTGACCGTGAACATCCCTGCTGGCTGCATCTGAACTATACGCATCCGGATAGCGCCCAGTGGCTGGCAACGACCCCGCTATTGCCTAACAACATTCGTGATGCGCTGGCGGGTGAAAGCCTGCGGCCAAGAGTCAGCAGAATGGGTGAGGGTACGCTGATTACGCTGCGCTGCATTAACGGCAGCACGGATGAACGCCCGGACCAGTTGGTTGCGATGCGTCTCTATATGGATGAACGCATGATTGTCTCCACACGTCAGCGTAAGGTGCTGGCGCTTGATGACGTGGTGAATGATTTGAAAGAGGGCACCGGCCCGACGGATTGCGGAAGCTGGCTGGTGGATGTTTGTGATGCTCTGACCGATCACGCCAGTGAGTTTATTGAAGAGTTGCACGATAAAATTATTGATCTCGAAGATAATTTGCTCGATCAGCAGATCCCGCCTCGAGGTTTTCTGGCGTTGTTGCGTAAACAGTTAATTGTGATGCGTCGTTATATGACTCCACAGCGGGATGTGTATGCGCGGCTGGCCAGCGAACGCCTGAGCTGGATGAACGATGACCAGCGCCGCAGAATGCAGGATATTGCCGACAGGCTCGGACGTGGCCTTGATGAGATAGATTCCTGTATTGCCAGAACGGCAGTAATGGCGGATGAAATCGCGCAGGTGATGCAGGAGTCGCTGGCCAGAAGAACGTATACGATGTCGCTGATGGCAATGGTATTTTTACCCAGTACATTTTTAACCGGTCTGTTTGGCGTAAATCTGGGGGGAATACCTGGTGGGGAATACCATTATGGTTTCACCGCTTTTTGCGTCATGTTAGTGGTTTTGATTGGGGGTGTTGCGTGGTGGTTGCATCGTAGTAAATGGCTGTAA
- a CDS encoding methyl-accepting chemotaxis protein, whose product MLRNMSVRTFIFYFLVCVFLINDGAMTLFAGSMSLFITVNIIQFVALFLLWVYMTKYLVTPINTVKKSIEEVTSGNLAVSIPEFGNNCAGRLIPGINSLSSNIATLVREIRASSQTAMTLSEQLSSRSAQLSVKTEQQSASLIQTAASMEQMAASTRNNADNTRLASEQANAATLQARKGGELMGQVANNMQSITECAQQMTEIITLIDGIAFQTNILALNAAVEAARAGDHGKGFSVVAGEVRSLAHRSAEAAKNIKALIDVTSNNVTQGVTVVSEAEKNMHEIVAGSSNVSRLMDDISASTSEQEKGISQITQALSELERVTQSNVAMAEELNGSSDVLRNQVIELQTRTRNFRLDNGYQPGDASPQTHRPPLFSPRPGHSH is encoded by the coding sequence ATGCTAAGAAATATGAGTGTCAGAACTTTCATTTTCTATTTTCTTGTATGTGTTTTTTTGATAAACGATGGGGCCATGACGTTATTCGCAGGGAGTATGTCACTTTTTATCACTGTGAATATCATACAATTCGTTGCATTATTTTTGCTTTGGGTCTACATGACAAAATATCTTGTGACGCCGATCAATACTGTGAAAAAAAGTATTGAAGAAGTGACATCGGGTAATCTTGCCGTATCGATCCCTGAGTTTGGCAATAACTGTGCAGGGCGCTTAATTCCTGGAATTAATAGTTTATCAAGTAATATCGCAACGCTGGTGCGTGAAATCCGGGCTTCGTCACAAACCGCTATGACCTTATCTGAGCAACTTTCTTCTCGCAGCGCGCAGCTTTCCGTGAAAACAGAGCAGCAGTCTGCTTCGTTGATCCAGACGGCTGCCAGCATGGAACAGATGGCGGCGAGCACGAGAAATAATGCAGATAATACGCGTCTCGCCAGCGAACAGGCGAACGCCGCGACACTGCAGGCGCGTAAAGGGGGCGAGCTGATGGGACAGGTTGCCAACAATATGCAATCCATTACCGAATGCGCCCAGCAAATGACGGAGATTATCACTCTTATTGATGGCATCGCATTCCAGACCAATATTCTGGCCCTGAATGCGGCTGTCGAAGCGGCCAGAGCCGGAGATCACGGTAAAGGGTTTTCAGTGGTGGCGGGGGAAGTCCGGAGCCTTGCGCACCGCAGCGCTGAGGCGGCAAAAAACATTAAGGCGCTGATTGATGTAACCAGTAACAACGTGACACAGGGCGTGACTGTCGTCTCGGAAGCCGAAAAAAACATGCATGAGATAGTGGCAGGATCAAGCAATGTCAGCAGACTGATGGACGATATTTCCGCATCGACGTCAGAGCAGGAAAAAGGGATTTCGCAAATCACGCAGGCGTTATCTGAGCTGGAACGTGTGACGCAGAGCAATGTTGCCATGGCGGAAGAACTTAACGGCTCCTCCGACGTTCTGCGCAATCAGGTGATTGAATTGCAAACCCGAACCCGAAATTTCCGGCTGGATAACGGCTACCAGCCTGGCGATGCCTCACCGCAGACACACCGGCCACCGCTGTTTTCACCGCGGCCAGGACATTCACATTAA
- a CDS encoding putative bifunctional diguanylate cyclase/phosphodiesterase: protein MLNVSWDPVLIAISYLVAFIASFVALDSAGKIPLSSRKTATFWRITGGVTLGIGIWAMHFIGMLSMKMPMIMSYHLWLTLASLGVAVLAATLAINIAVHGKSLSPFRLIFSTLILSAGVLSMHYVGMAALMPEGSIIWDRQKVILSVLIAIIASGVALWLAFHLRDKRKGVFINRIAAALVMGAAICAMHYTGMSAAHFHEMEYTLSGGISEQGLSIWVSVTTLSLLGIMLIISLVDSHWRTSRLTDNLHQLNRQLELQARFDALTGLANRHQMDLRLQDCLHSALLNKKQFAVIFLDVDHFKRVNDTWGHHVGDELLIHIAQRITSRLTHEMTLARLGADAFILLAPECDDEKLNILLSGLLDDLRRPLSICGHALNITCSAGVSLFPLHGETLHELKLKADAAMHHVKLEGRNGWAVYRPEMSTAVPAEPAFLQELSQALERDQFELWYQPTYLAEQNTIHGFEALLRWRHPVQGVLLPGLFLPSLEQTGLIISVGNWAIEAACRQLNFWTEQGFSQWTLSFNLSPVQFEQQDIFQVVSSMLQKYNLAPSRLILEVTESTALKNLDRSIELLNAFNQAGITVSIDDFGTGYSNLLMLSVLPARELKIDKSFVCSMLENEKSRKLVETIINIARTMEMSVVAEGIETEEQQAMLVNLGCDYLQGFLFSRPLPAEQVPWLLLQKHSDKQIIPIGKIHTEPTIISQKNHA from the coding sequence ATGCTTAACGTATCGTGGGACCCAGTTTTAATAGCCATCTCTTATCTGGTGGCGTTTATCGCCTCATTTGTAGCATTAGACAGTGCGGGTAAAATCCCGCTATCCAGCCGTAAAACGGCGACATTCTGGCGAATTACGGGTGGCGTAACGCTGGGAATCGGGATCTGGGCGATGCATTTTATTGGCATGCTGTCGATGAAAATGCCGATGATCATGAGTTATCACCTCTGGCTCACCCTCGCCTCGTTGGGTGTCGCGGTGCTTGCCGCAACGCTGGCGATTAATATCGCCGTCCACGGCAAATCGCTCTCTCCCTTTCGCCTGATCTTTTCTACGCTGATCCTCAGCGCTGGCGTGCTCTCCATGCATTATGTGGGCATGGCCGCGTTGATGCCTGAAGGCAGCATCATCTGGGATCGGCAAAAGGTGATACTGTCAGTGCTCATTGCCATTATCGCCTCTGGCGTCGCACTCTGGCTGGCATTCCACCTGCGGGATAAACGTAAAGGCGTGTTTATCAACCGCATCGCGGCGGCTCTTGTAATGGGAGCAGCCATTTGCGCAATGCATTATACCGGCATGAGTGCCGCTCATTTCCACGAAATGGAATACACCTTATCGGGCGGCATCAGCGAGCAGGGATTATCGATCTGGGTATCCGTCACGACGTTATCTCTGCTTGGTATCATGCTTATCATTTCGCTGGTGGACTCTCACTGGCGCACCAGTCGGTTAACCGATAATTTGCATCAACTCAACCGACAGCTTGAACTGCAGGCGCGCTTCGATGCGCTTACCGGCCTCGCCAATCGTCATCAGATGGATCTTCGCCTGCAGGATTGTCTGCACAGTGCGTTGCTTAATAAAAAGCAATTTGCGGTTATTTTTCTCGATGTTGATCATTTTAAACGCGTTAATGACACCTGGGGTCACCACGTTGGTGATGAACTGTTGATACACATTGCACAGCGCATTACATCAAGATTAACCCATGAGATGACCCTCGCGCGATTGGGTGCCGATGCGTTTATTCTGCTGGCTCCGGAATGCGATGACGAGAAGCTGAATATTCTTCTTTCTGGATTGCTGGATGATTTACGCCGACCGCTCTCAATTTGTGGGCACGCGTTGAACATCACATGCAGTGCGGGCGTTAGCCTCTTCCCCCTTCATGGTGAAACGCTGCATGAGCTCAAACTTAAAGCAGATGCGGCCATGCATCATGTTAAGCTGGAAGGCCGTAACGGCTGGGCTGTTTATCGCCCTGAAATGTCCACCGCAGTGCCTGCTGAGCCAGCCTTTTTACAGGAGCTTTCTCAGGCACTTGAGCGCGATCAATTTGAACTGTGGTATCAGCCAACCTATCTTGCTGAACAGAATACCATTCATGGGTTTGAAGCACTGCTGCGCTGGCGTCATCCCGTACAGGGCGTCTTGCTTCCTGGTCTGTTTTTACCTTCACTGGAGCAAACCGGTTTAATCATTTCGGTCGGAAACTGGGCCATAGAGGCTGCATGCCGACAATTAAACTTCTGGACGGAACAAGGTTTCAGCCAGTGGACACTGTCATTCAACCTGTCTCCCGTACAGTTCGAGCAACAGGATATATTCCAGGTCGTCTCTTCGATGCTGCAAAAATATAATCTGGCACCATCCCGGCTGATCCTGGAGGTGACTGAAAGTACGGCTCTTAAGAATCTCGATCGAAGCATCGAATTGCTCAATGCCTTCAACCAGGCTGGGATCACCGTCTCAATAGATGATTTTGGAACCGGCTATTCCAACCTGCTGATGCTGAGCGTCCTTCCTGCCAGAGAACTTAAAATCGACAAAAGTTTTGTATGCTCAATGCTGGAAAATGAAAAAAGCAGAAAATTGGTAGAAACAATAATAAATATCGCCCGAACAATGGAGATGAGTGTCGTCGCAGAAGGTATTGAAACTGAGGAGCAGCAGGCTATGCTGGTGAATCTGGGGTGTGATTATTTACAGGGATTTTTATTCTCTCGTCCGTTGCCTGCCGAACAGGTTCCCTGGCTGTTATTACAAAAGCACTCTGATAAGCAGATTATACCAATCGGTAAAATTCACACGGAACCCACCATTATTTCACAAAAAAATCATGCCTGA
- a CDS encoding sensor domain-containing diguanylate cyclase, producing the protein MPQYCFDALNFIKTPVWLVSPVSENIIFANAAATEVMRDKTLDDMRSGMYSAKAQTLLTMYVPDLKATQEIIEIWTVWRDKQETTLSCRLTLTCAEPHGEVIVFEGLSPQVNAGLKASRSATYQRKKQGFYARFFLTNSAPMLLIDPARDGQIVDANLAALHFYGYAHEEMCRKHTWEINTLGRDILPVMTEIASLPGGHKPLNFVHRLADGTTRHVQTYAGPIEIYGDKLMLCIIHDITEQKRLEQELEHAALRDSMTGLLNRRQFYSITEQITPSHLPAQQQFSLLLVDTDHFKEINDVFGHLKGDEVLISLSRTLEACSRKDDFVFRWGGEEFVLLLPRTTLENAMQIAETIRVAVAHITIPGLPRFTVSIGVARHNQGESIDDLFKRVDDALYRAKNDGRNKVLAA; encoded by the coding sequence ATGCCGCAATATTGCTTTGATGCGCTTAACTTCATTAAAACGCCCGTGTGGCTGGTATCTCCGGTTTCGGAAAATATTATATTTGCCAATGCAGCCGCAACAGAGGTGATGCGCGATAAAACACTGGACGATATGCGCAGTGGTATGTATTCCGCAAAAGCACAAACCCTGCTCACTATGTACGTTCCCGATCTTAAAGCTACTCAGGAAATCATTGAAATCTGGACGGTATGGCGTGATAAACAGGAAACCACGCTAAGTTGCCGCCTGACGCTTACCTGTGCAGAACCGCATGGAGAAGTGATTGTTTTTGAAGGCCTCTCACCGCAGGTCAACGCAGGGCTTAAGGCCAGTCGTTCAGCTACCTACCAGCGTAAAAAACAGGGATTCTACGCACGCTTTTTCCTTACTAACAGCGCCCCCATGCTGTTGATCGATCCCGCCAGGGACGGTCAAATCGTTGATGCAAATCTTGCCGCGCTTCATTTTTACGGCTACGCCCACGAGGAGATGTGCCGCAAACATACCTGGGAAATTAATACGCTGGGCCGCGATATCCTGCCCGTCATGACTGAAATCGCCAGCCTTCCGGGAGGTCATAAACCGCTTAACTTTGTGCATCGACTTGCCGACGGCACAACGCGTCACGTCCAGACCTATGCCGGACCGATTGAGATCTACGGCGATAAGCTAATGCTGTGCATCATTCATGATATTACGGAACAGAAGCGGCTGGAGCAGGAACTGGAACACGCTGCCTTGCGCGATTCCATGACTGGCCTGTTGAATCGCCGCCAGTTTTACAGTATCACTGAACAAATCACCCCCTCGCATCTTCCCGCACAACAGCAATTTAGCCTGCTGCTGGTAGATACCGATCATTTCAAAGAGATTAATGACGTCTTTGGGCACCTCAAGGGTGATGAAGTGCTTATCTCCCTTTCCCGTACTCTGGAAGCCTGCAGCCGCAAAGATGATTTTGTGTTCCGCTGGGGCGGTGAAGAATTTGTGCTCCTGCTGCCACGCACCACGCTTGAGAACGCAATGCAGATTGCGGAAACCATTCGCGTTGCCGTGGCGCATATTACGATCCCCGGCCTGCCTCGTTTCACTGTCAGCATCGGCGTTGCGCGGCATAATCAGGGGGAAAGCATTGATGACCTGTTTAAACGCGTGGATGATGCGCTTTATCGCGCCAAAAATGATGGCCGAAACAAAGTGCTGGCAGCATGA
- a CDS encoding Ecr family regulatory small membrane protein, translating to MGKTEIILILIILSLIIFGLWFIFSGEIWLVVEYFENSLYPTIEVP from the coding sequence ATGGGAAAAACAGAAATAATACTCATCTTAATTATTTTGAGCCTTATCATATTTGGCTTGTGGTTTATCTTCAGTGGCGAAATATGGCTCGTCGTGGAGTATTTTGAAAATAGTCTCTACCCCACAATCGAGGTTCCATAA
- a CDS encoding VasL domain-containing protein, whose translation MTTQTERHLNTGGDPRTLADYAALRDEMNKLTHPARPDVDWHHAETLCLTLFEHNGVELQTAAWYTLARTHLAGLYGMNEGLAILEVLISRQWGNLWPQPVHARIEILSALSKRLQQVMRTLALTYADLSQLYQAEAHLNALGEVLQRLELKHASQLDALRTQMHNAAVRLENSDNTGVTLSCKETPSANTSLTALAEPVKRVYVVQSEPQSDATEMTGTTVSVKPFSAGMMTMLVLAGAAVWGWQAVHQPDPAQVQFTASLTPLPTVLSNEQLQSLRQKSPSPEEGIKHTQQQLAQLSQLKPDWAVSYGDSLVQQALILWPEQAKPLAQRWQQQMTATALSPESLNGWYQGMQQLQQLTNRLNALDEQKGKYITVSELKSAVFAMTQSFNSTVPLEEQLRQLSAIPEEQIKSAVQQKQAEQHLQQLIARYALLKQKMPEQE comes from the coding sequence ATGACGACACAGACTGAACGTCACCTTAACACCGGCGGCGACCCGCGCACGCTTGCGGATTATGCCGCTCTCCGCGATGAAATGAACAAACTGACGCATCCGGCACGCCCGGATGTGGACTGGCATCATGCGGAAACGCTCTGCCTGACCCTGTTTGAGCACAACGGCGTTGAGCTACAGACCGCCGCCTGGTACACGCTGGCTCGCACGCATCTGGCCGGGCTGTACGGTATGAATGAGGGGCTGGCGATACTGGAGGTGCTGATCTCCAGACAGTGGGGGAATCTCTGGCCGCAGCCGGTTCATGCGCGCATAGAAATCCTCAGCGCGCTGAGCAAACGGCTACAGCAGGTGATGCGCACCCTGGCGCTGACGTATGCCGACCTCAGCCAGCTGTACCAGGCGGAAGCACATCTGAACGCGCTGGGGGAGGTATTACAGCGTCTGGAGCTAAAACACGCCAGCCAGCTTGATGCCCTGCGTACTCAGATGCACAACGCAGCGGTGCGGCTGGAAAATAGCGACAACACGGGCGTTACTTTGTCGTGCAAAGAGACTCCCTCTGCGAATACCAGTCTGACCGCGCTGGCAGAACCCGTTAAACGGGTTTATGTCGTGCAGTCAGAGCCGCAATCCGATGCGACCGAGATGACTGGAACCACGGTATCCGTGAAACCCTTTTCTGCCGGAATGATGACTATGCTGGTCCTGGCCGGAGCGGCAGTATGGGGATGGCAGGCGGTGCATCAACCTGATCCCGCGCAGGTGCAATTTACTGCTTCGCTCACTCCGTTACCCACTGTACTTTCAAATGAACAGTTACAGTCGCTTCGACAGAAGTCTCCTTCCCCTGAGGAGGGCATTAAACACACACAGCAGCAGTTAGCACAGCTTTCTCAGCTAAAACCGGACTGGGCAGTCAGCTATGGCGACAGTCTGGTACAGCAGGCACTGATACTGTGGCCGGAGCAGGCAAAACCGCTGGCGCAGCGTTGGCAACAGCAGATGACGGCCACCGCGCTTTCGCCTGAAAGTCTGAATGGCTGGTATCAGGGGATGCAGCAACTGCAGCAGTTGACGAACCGGCTTAATGCGCTGGATGAGCAGAAGGGCAAGTACATAACCGTGAGCGAACTGAAATCAGCGGTTTTTGCCATGACGCAGTCATTTAACAGTACCGTTCCGCTGGAAGAACAGTTGCGCCAGTTATCCGCTATCCCGGAAGAGCAGATTAAGAGCGCAGTCCAGCAAAAGCAGGCAGAACAGCATCTGCAGCAACTGATTGCCCGCTATGCGCTCCTGAAACAAAAAATGCCGGAACAAGAGTAA
- the tssE gene encoding type VI secretion system baseplate subunit TssE, with translation MPRPSLYETLYGNFSGGLELHHVSEENQVILSVLDNMQRILNCRAGTLAHLPDYGLPDMTKILQGMPGTAHQLITTLSAVLLKYEPRLSKIMVVMLEQTQPGELRYAIDAELKGIGLVRYGTEFMPEGRVLIRHLKQQQYLDARAAI, from the coding sequence ATGCCGCGTCCTTCTCTGTATGAAACGCTGTATGGAAACTTCTCCGGCGGGCTCGAACTGCATCATGTCAGCGAAGAAAACCAGGTGATTTTATCGGTGCTGGATAACATGCAGCGCATTCTCAACTGCCGCGCTGGTACGCTGGCGCATCTGCCGGACTACGGTCTGCCGGATATGACCAAAATTCTTCAGGGGATGCCCGGCACTGCGCACCAGCTTATCACCACGCTTTCAGCGGTGCTGCTAAAGTACGAACCGCGGCTGAGCAAAATCATGGTGGTAATGCTGGAGCAGACGCAACCAGGTGAACTGCGCTACGCCATCGACGCGGAACTCAAGGGCATCGGACTGGTGCGCTATGGCACCGAGTTTATGCCTGAAGGCCGGGTGCTTATCCGCCATCTGAAACAGCAGCAGTACCTGGACGCACGCGCCGCAATCTAG